ACATCAAAATTAGTGTCTTAATGCGAAGCCGACGGGGTGTAAAATAGACTTTAAACAGGGCTATTTCAGACAAAAATTTAACCAGACGACGCTTCTATTCATCCTTATTCTTATACAGTCGCCGTCATTTGCGCAACCTGCCCAGGCAATTTTAATGTCTTTTTAACACGCTTTTAACATCTTATTAAGGATAGTATGCGGTTTTTGTATTTAAATACAAAAGGGCCACTTCTATGAAAAATCTAATTTCGTTGAATTCCCTGGTCAGGTAATCGACCTGACACCAGACGCCCCCCTAGCAGATGACAAAAGCACTAAAGACATATCTATTAACACTGTTTACTCTGTTACTGAGTGGATATGGCCTACTATATGCTCATTTTAGTCAAGGCCCGATACTTGATTCTTCAACAAAACTTCTTAAAAAATCAACATATTCTGTCTTCACTCCCAACCCCGTTTCCGAGTCCCTGGCCGTCAGGTACGGATCGACTGGAAGGAGGGAAATGGTTAAAATTTATTCTGAGAAAAATGAAGAGGAGCTTGATAAACTGATTTTTCTGCCTACATACGCGGATATCAGCCATTACTTCACTGCATTTTACAATCCGACATCCGGACATTTTTTCTCCGGGGTAGCACGTTGCTTACCGCTTTGCGAACATTGGTTTCATTCGTCATCGGACCGGTGTATTGCGCTTCGGGTGATCCGGGTCTGATCTGAACTTAAACAAAAATTACAGGCAAATTATATATTATCAAATAGCAAAATAATCATGAAGAGAATTCTCATGGTCCTCAGTTTGTGCGCGTTACTAACACATACAAGCTGTGAATCCAAAAAAGAAGAAAAGGAAGAAGAAACCGACTTCCTGGTTACCAGTCCTCTACAGAAAGACACACTGATCACAAAAGATTATGTAAGTCAGATCCGAGCGATCAGCCACATTGAGCTGAGAGCCCTGGAAAAAGGTTACCTGCAAAAAATCTACGTAGACGAGGGGCAGTTTATCAAAAAGGGACAGCTGATGTTCCAGATCATGCCAATGCTTTACCAGGCTGAGCAGCAAAAAGCACAGGCAGAAGCCAATTTCGCGGAAATCGAATATAGAAATACGAAGTCGCTGGCGGACAGCAATGTTGTTTCCAAAAACGAGCTTGCCCTCGCCAAAGCCAAATTGGACAAAGCGAAAGCGGAGCTGGGATTGGCTACGACGCACCTTGGTTTCACCGAAATCAGGGCACCGTTTGACGGTATCATGGACCATTTTCAGGTTAGGCTCGGAAGCCTTGTGGACGAAGGCGATTTGCTGACGACCCTTTCCGACAACAGCGAGATGTGGGTTTATTTCAATGTACCGGAAGCTGAGTACCTGGACTATAAGGCCAACGAAGCAACGGCAGGAATGCTGAATGTGAGCCTGCGGATGGCTAATCAGCAATTGTTCCCGCACACCGGCGTGGTCAAAACGATTGAGGCGGATTTTAACAACGAAACCGGTAACATCGCTTTCAGAGCTACATTCCCCAACCCGAAGAGACTTTTGAGACATGGCGAAACCGGTAACATACTCGTAACCGTCCCTTTTAAAAATGCGCTGCTTATCCCGCAAAAAGCCACATTCGAAGTGCTTGAAAAGAAATATGTTTATGTCCTGGACAAAAACAATATGATCCGGTCAAGGGAAATAAAAATCGAAGCAGAGCTTCCGCACATTTTTGTCGTTAAATCCGGTTTAGCAACGACCGACAAAATCCTTCTGGAAGGGCTGCGTCAGGTACATGAAAACGAAAAAATACATTCCAAATTCGTGCAGCCCGATTCTGTCATCTCCCATTTAAGTCTATATGCCGAATAATCAGGTATCTTAAAAAGCAAAACACATGTTTAATCAATTCATACGAAGACCTGTATTTGCTATTGTGATATCGATCATGATAGTATTTATAGGCATCCTGGCGATTGAGAAATTACCTATTTCTCAGTTCCCGGACATTGCCCCGACGACCGTCAATATATTTATAGCTTACCCTGGTGCCAGTGCTGATGTATTAGTTAAATCCACGCTGATTACGCTGGAACAGGCGATCAACGGGGTTCAGGATATGCGGTACATCGCTACCGACGCAACCAGTGCGGGGGAGGCGACGCTGAGGATTATCTTCGAGCCCGGGACCGACCCCAACGTGGCGGTAATCCGGGTCAAAACGAGGGTGGACCAGGTTATGCCGCTTTTGCCTGAACTTGTTCAACGCGAAGGGGTTATCATCTCGCCAGTTCAGCCTAGTATGTTGATGTACGTCAACCTTTATTCGAAAGAAAAGAGCATTGACGAAAAATTCCTTTTCAATTATGCTACCGTTAAAATGATCCCTGAAATTCAGCGGACCAAAGGTATTGCACGGGCGCAAATATTGGGTAGCAGGAGATATGCGATGCGTCTCTGGTTAAATCCTGAGCGTATGCGTGCCTACAGCATCTCGACGGAAGAAGTAATGAAGGCCGTAGGCGAACAAAGTATAGTGGGCCGCCCTGGCCGGATCGGTCAAAGCTCGGGTATTGCAGCACAGTCGCTGGAATATGTACTTACCTACAAAGGCCGGTACGACAAGCCGGAAGAGTATGAAAATATCATTGTCCGGGCCAAGTCAAATGGTGAAAGTGTCCACCTGAGAGACATTGCCAAAGTGGAGCTGGGTAGTGAATTCTTTGATATTTATTCCAATTTGGATGGTCACCCGTCTGCGGCTATCGTGTTGCGGCAAAACTATGGTAGTAATGCCAGTGACGTAATTGAAGAGGTTAAAAAGAAGCTGGATGTGATGAAAGAATCCTTCCCGCCGGGCGTGGATTACAAGATCAGCTATGACGTTTCCCAATTTTTGGATGCGTCTATCGAGCAGGTTATTGATACCTTGCGGGATGCATTTATCCTGGTTGCATTGGTTGTATTCATATTCCTTGGCGACTGGCGTTCTACATTGATCCCGATCCTTGCGGTACCGGTATCTCTCATTGGGGCGTTCTTTGTGATTCAGGGTTTTGGGCTTTCGATCAACCTGATCACGCTTTTTGCCCTTGTACTTGCGATCGGTATTGTGGTCGATGATGCCATAGTCGTCGTCGAGGCTGTCCATGCGAAGTTTGAAGAAGAGCCGGGTATATCACCTTACAATGCGGTAAAGAAAGTACTTTCTGAGATCAGTGGAGCGATTATCGCGATCACAGCGGTAATGGTGTCAGTATTCCTTCCGATCTCATTCATGTCCGGTCCGGTCGGTACGTTCTACCGTCAGTTCTCGATCACTATGGCAAGTTCGATCGTCATTTCGGCTTTGATCGCCTTGACTTTGACGCCTGTATTGTGCGCCATGTTGCTGCAAAATCACCATGGACATCCGAAAAAGAAAAACATGCTTACGAAAGCCCTGGACAGCTTCAACCGGGTGTTTGACAAACTTACCGGAGGGTATGTGAGCCTTTTGAGACGAATCGTGAGCCGCAGAGTGGTTACGTGGGGCGTATTGCTGGCATTCTGTGCGGGTATCGTGTACGTAAATAAAATTTTGCCGGCAGGATTTATCCCCAACGAGGATCAGAGTACGATCTACGCGATTATCCAAACACCTCCGGGTTCTACGCTTGAAAAAACGAACGAAGTTTCCAGACGTCTTCAGAAGATCTGCGAAGAGGTTGAGGGAATCGAGTCGGTATCTTCGCTGGCGGGTTACGAGATCATGACAGAAGGCCGCGGTTCCAATGCCGGTACCTGTTTGATCAACTTGAAACCGTGGCATGACCGTGATAAGAACGTGAAGGAGATCATGGAAGAACTGGAAGCCGAAACAAGGGGACTTGGCGCCGTAGTTGAATTCTTTGAGCCGCCAGCAATTCCTGGTTTCGGTACCTCAGGCGGCTTCTCCATGCGTTTGTTGGATAAAACAACCGATACGGATTACAGCGAGTTTGACAAGATCAATAAGAAGTTCATGGGAGATTTGGGCAAGCGCCCCGAGCTTACCGGCTTGTTTACCTTCTTTGCGGCGAATTATCCGCAGTATGAATTGCAGATTGACAACCAGCTTGCCATGCAAAAAGGAGTGTCTATCGGAAAAGCAATGGATAACCTCAACATCATGATCGGTAGTACTTACGAGCAAGGTTTCACCAGGTTTAACCAGTTTTTCAAAGTGTATGTGCAGTCTGATCCAAGTTTCAGAAGGCTCCCATCCGATCTTTTAAAGCTTTTTGTTAAAAATGATGCCGGAGAAATGGTTCCTTACTCGTCGTTCATGACACTTAAAAAAGGACAGGGACCTAACGAGATCACCCGTTTCAATTTGTACAACTCAGCAGCCATCCAGGGTCTTCCGGCCAAGGGTTATACAACAGCGGATGCCATCCAGGCGATACGTGAAGTTGCCGCCAAGACCTTGCCAAAAGGGTACGACATTGCATTTGAAGGTCTTTCTTACGACGAATCGATCCGTGGAAATGAGTCTCTTGTCGTGTTCATGATCGTACTTGCCTTTGTATATTTTGTATTGGCAGCGCAGTACGAAAGTTTCATCATACCATTCGCGGTGGTGTTATCGCTGCCGGTTGGGGTGTTTGGTTCGTTCCTGTTACTAAAAATGATGGGACTGGAAAACAATATTTATGCCCAGATCGGATTGATCATGCTCGTTGGTTTGCTGGGTAAAAACGCCGTACTGATCGTCGAATTTGCGGTGCAGAAGCGACAGCAGGGAGAAACGATCCTGAATGCAGCCATCGAAGGGGCCAGAGTACGTTTCCGTCCGATCCTGATGACTTCCTTCGCTTTTGTTGCAGGATTGATACCATTGATCATTGCAACGGGTGCAGGCGCGATCGGGAACCGTACCATCGGAGCTTCGGCCATGGGAGGTATGTTATTCGGAACGATCTTCGGGGTAATCATCATTCCTGGGTTGTATGTGATATTCGGCACGTTGGCCGATGGCAGAAAAATGATCAAAGGTGAAGAAGATGGCTCATTGTCAGAAGAGTTTGTCCACGCAATCGACGCTTTTTCCCCAACTAAAGATACTCAAAATGATCACGAATAAAAGAATATTAAATTGGGTTGGGATAACCTTTGTTGCCTTGGCTTATACCGGGTGCAATGCGCCGTCGATGGTTCAGAAAACACCTAATCTGGCTGTCTCCGCGAGCTACAACAATGTGCAGGGAACAGATTCCACCAATACCGGCAAAGTGAAATGGAGAGATTATTTCACGGACCCGAACCTCAATGCCCTGATTGATACCGCTTTTAAAAACAACCAGGAGCTGAACATTACGTTGCAGGAAATTGAGATTGCCCGCAACGAAATCAGGGGCCGGAAAGGGGAATACCTGCCATTTGTGGGTTTGAGAGGCGGTGCCGGGCTTGAAAAAGCTGGTCGCTATACGCAAATAGGTTCCAGCGAAGCCACCACGGAAATCAAACCGGGCAAAGAGACACCGGAGCCCCTACCCGATTTCGGCGTCAATTTGGTTGCACGATGGGAAGTGGATATCTGGCATAAATTGCGGAATGCAAAAAAGGCGGCAGTATCCAGGTATCTGGGCTCTATCGAAGGTAAGAATTTCATGATGACCAATCTGGTTTCTGAAATCGCCAACTCTTACTACGAGCTGCTTGCACTGGACAGTCAGTTGAATATCGTGAAGCAAAACATTGATATTCAAACAAACGCGCTCCGAATTGTCAAAATGCAGAAAGAGGCAACCCGGGTAACCGAACTGGCAGTACGCAGGTTTGAAGCGCAGGTGCTGAACACCCAGAACCGCCAGTATGCGATCCAGCAACGGATTGTGGAAACCGAAAACCGGATCAACTTCCTTCTGGGACGCTACCCGCAGCCGGTCCTGAGAAGCACAGGGAATTTTGAGACGCTGGTACCGACCGTAATGCAGGCGGGGATTCCTTCCCAACTCCTTCAAAACCGTCCGGATGTACGTCAGGCGGAACAGGAACTGGCAGCAGCTAAGCTGGACATTCAGGTAGCAAGGGCGAATTTCTATCCTTCACTGGGTCTTTCGGCAGCACTTGGTGTGCAGTCATTTAACCCGATTTTCCTTGGGAATATCCCCAAATCGCTGATGGCTAACCTGATCGGAGACATGGTGGGGCCGCTGATCAACAAAAACGCGATCCAGGCTACCTACTATACTGCCAATGCCAAACAGATCCAGACCGTTTACAATTACGAACGCACGGTTTTGAATGCATACATTGAAGTGGTCAATCAGCTTTCCAACATTAATAACCTGTCGCAAAGCTATGATACGAAAACCCGCGAAGTGCAAGCGCTGACCGAGTCCATTAACATCGCTAACAGGCTGTTCAGCTCAGCCAGAGCGGATTATATGGAAGTCCTCCTTACGCAACGTGAAGCACTGGAATCCCGTTTCGACCTGATCGAGACCAAGATGCAGCAGATGCACGCGACGGTCAATATTTACCGTGCATTGGGTGGCGGTTGGAATTGATTGGAGTATTGTTGATAGAAATGAAAATGCCGTCTCAAATTTTTTGGGGCGGCATTTTTTATAACAAACTCGCAAACATTACCTCGCTGCACTTCGGACAGCGCGGGATTCGTAAGATCTGGCTGTGTAAAGTTGGTCTTTTATTAATTTCAAACCATTCAATTCCGGCACTACGATAATGCTTCCATCAGGAACAACGCCCCGGTCAATCCAGTTGGAGAGCCTGGATGGCTTGATATTATACTTTTTACAATAGTCAGAAAGTGTCATCCATTCTCTCAACTTATATTCCTTATCCATGATAACCAGCTTGCTGTTAGTGAAGTCCATCAGCATTGATTCAACCTCATCCAGCTTTTTATTAACCTCTACAAATACGGTATTTTTCTCTTTTACAGTTTCCATTTATATAATAGTTTATGCGGAGCTACACTAATGTGACTCCTTCCTTGTTCTACATTTTCAAGACATTTTTTAAAGTCTCTCTCAAATACTTGATCCTTTCAATAGTTTGCTGATATTCTCCTGCGGTAACATTTTCAGGAGTGTTTATCAGTAGGTTTTCAGCTTCCTCGATTATCTGTCTCAGCTCTTCCACCAATTGTTCTTTCCTCGTTTTGCTCATCTATTTAGCGTGTGTTTAATGGTTGCTTTAAAGATAATATTTGTGAATTAATTTCACAAATATTATAGCAAATCGCATTTCTTCTCCCAATGAAACTCTCACACTAAGTAATTCCTCCCACCTAAGGTAGAAACCCCCGATTTTCACGACGAGTAATTGTACTCTTTTATTGATATATATAAATAATCAAATTTACATCGCTACATAACTAGCCGTGCAGTGCCCCCGCACGTATCGTGGGGCTTTGTTCATTTTTTTAGCAAAAATTACTTTATGCAAGAAATTGACAAGTTCGAGGCGGCCCTAATGGCCAAGCTCGAAAAAGGCGGATTGGATAAGGTGGCCTTGAAAAAAATCTCCTCTTCTATTATTGGCCTCAAAAATCAGGGCCTGGTGATCGATCGGGTTTACATCAAAGGACAGCCTGGGTACAGTCGCGTTCTGATCAACGGTATTGTCGATCCTGAATTTTGGAGAAAATTCGGATCTGCGAACACGCCCTTCCGAAGATTTATGGTGTTTCCGTACGGAATCATTAACCCTGAGGGATTCCGGTTTGAGGGAATTGTTGAAAGTTACTGAGCCATGCAAAAGGATATCAATTCCTTTTGCGAATCTGTCGGGCAGCCGCCCGACAGATTTCGCACCATTCAGATTCACCCGACCAAAAAGTGCAATCTGACCTGTCTGCATTGTTATTCCAGTTCCGCTCCTGGTTATCATGACGTTCTGGACTTAGCCAATCTGAAAAGCTTTCTTGCCTACGCTTTTGACAATGGTTTTAACAACATTTCGGTCTCAGGCGGAGAGCCGTTTCTATACAAAGATCTTGAAGAATTATTACAGTTTTCAAGATCCATCGGATACCAGAATACGCTGGCATCCAATGGCATGCTGCTACGGTCGGAGCGGGCAAAAAGGATACTGGATTTTGTCGATCTTATCGCCATTAGTGTGGATGGGCCGCAACCGCTTCATGACAAAATAAGGAACCAGGCGGGTGCATTTGATAAGATGTGCCAGGGACTGGAAGTTCTGAAAGACCTGGACAAACCGTTCGGAATCATACATACCCTTACTCCGGAAAGCTGGACATCATTGATCTGGCTGGGTGAATTTGCAGCTTCTAATGGAGCCAAATTACTTCAACTACATCCATTGGAAATGTATGGCCGTGCATTGGATACGCTGACCAGTGAGGCGATTGACGATGACCTGGCTCACAAAATGTTTATCCTGGGCCATTATCTGGTAAGCAAATATAGCGACCAGCTGGTCGTACAGCTGGACATGCTCCACCGCGACTACTTATTGGCACATCCGCAGATCGTGAGCGGATTTGAACGAAGCTGCGGACAAAGCGGAAAGCTGGCAGACTTGCTTGATACGATCGTCATAGAGGAATCGGGAACGATACTGCCCGTTTCATATGGCTTCAACCCGCGCTATTCAATAGGAAATATTTCCAATTTCTCAATGTCTGCATTTGAAGATTTCGAAAGACAGTCTATCCCTGACATTAAGGATATTTTCAAAAACACATTATCCAGAATAGCTGAATATGGCACCCGGGATATTGTCAACTGGAACGAGCTCTTAATTGAAGAAAGCCATCGTTCAATGGAGGTTGGAATTGAAATTTAGCCAAAGAGGTTGCCCTGTTTGAATGAGGCAACCTCTTCATACAAAACTTACCAGCCCAGATAATAGTCTTTGTTCAACCAAACCGGCCGTTTCATACCGAAATGCTCCTGTAACATTTTTTCCGCTTCGCAAAAGGCGCCTTCCACCCAGCCCTGCTGATCGGAATACGCCTCGCCGCAGATATGGATTTGCTCTTTGGGATCGGGCTGCCTCATATAAGGCATCACGTCCTTAACCGATACTCCTGCTTTCCACGCGTGGTACCCTGCCCCGAATGGATCGTCAGTCCAGTCTCTGAAATAGGTAACATATGGCTCGGGGATTTCCACCATTTTACCATGTAACTCCCTGAGCTGGTTCATTATTTCGTCAACCATTAACTGTGTGGCCTGTACCTCATTCAAAGCTTTTAATTCGCTAAGCGATGCGGATTTGGCAGCCCTTACTTTGAATAAAACCGTGTCCTCAGACAATGCTTTCCAGAAAGTCTCGGTCTCCATATCCCCGTAGCTTCCGAGCAACATCGAGTTATCCGTCACCGGATCCGTGCCGAAATAGTAGCATTGTCGCATCGGAAGGTCGGTAATAGAATGCCCCGAATCTATACCAAGTTGCTTCCACCAAGGATGCTCGAAGCCCATTAGTATCTTGAAAGCAGGCTCCATGATCGTAGACTGTATGTTTCTGTCGAGCTCCGCGTTTTCATTGACATTGAAAAAGAAGTTGTCCTGATCCAAAAGTTCCAGTGACTTGCGCGGCATGGCCAGAATGATCGAATTCGCACATACATTCCAGATCAAATTGGTTCTCAAATTCAGGAAGGAAAGCTCGTATTTGTGCGTCTTCTGATTGATGTGATCCTTCGTGAATGTAACAAGTTTATTTTCAGACCATATGCACGCACCCTTCTTAGCTATGTATTGGTTCGCCAGCGCATAGGCAATGCTATCATAGCCTTCCTGGATCGTTTTGTAAACAACATCCGCAGAAAAATCCCCTACCATGTAAGGAAACGCCTCTGCCGCATTCCAGTTGATGGTATTGGAATAATAACCACCTGCATTGGCTACAAAAGAATACCCTTCCTGTGATACCTGGTCTTTAATCAGGTTCCAGAAACCAAGGTCATTTACTTTCCGGCCGTCGTACGGAGAACCCTTGAAGTTATACGTCAGCTTGGGTTTGATATCGTCCCAATCCCGGCTCGTCAGCATAAACGCGAAGTCATATTCCGACGGACCCTTCGTTATTTTCTTCGCATATTTTTTTGCGCACCAGGGATCAGCCATTAACACTTCATAAATGATCTTGTTGAACAACTGATCGGAGCTAAAACCAAGATCATCGTCATTCAGGTAATACCGGGTATCCAGCTTTTCGCCGTACCGCTGCGCAATATTCCATGCATCCTGTTTGAAATGCTGCTTTCGAAGATAGAACAGCAGCTCGGCCGGGTTACCCATCGGAAAATCCACCGGGGTCATCTGATCGGTGAGGACAGGTTTTCGTTTAGCAGGGTCCTTTTCCGTAAGCGGATAACCTTCGATCAATGTGGTCACAATTTCCTGAGAGGTGAGGTAACGCATTCCGCCCAGCTCTCCCCAGAAATTCATCCCCGGCAATATCACCGATTCCAGCCGGCCGCCCAGTCTGTCGTTCAAGTCGAATATCTGGACCTGGTCGGCCGTATATGTTTTGTCTTCCGTGAGCCGGTATGCACTGTATAAACCAGATGTTCCGGCCCCGATAATGGCTACTTCGATTTTCATCCCTGGCGCTGTGCCGTTGTTGAGTGGTGTATTCTTGTTCATTGTTTGTGATGTTGTGCTAAATGGCTTTAAAATAGTTATATCCCAATTTGAATGGCGTGATATCGAATGTAGAATGTCCGTCGAGAGCGAGTTCTGTCAATATTTGGCCCAGAAACGGGGTAAACTTCGCAGCCCATCCGGTTGCATACACGACGATATTCTTGTTGTTTGGCACATATGGTGGCGCAAAGTCGATCAGCAACTCCTTGTTTGCGATCTTGCTCAATTCGATCAGACAGGTGGAGGTTAATTCGGGCACAGGTTCCAACCCGGTCATGTGATTTTTGACCCATTCGGCAGTGTATGCCAGCTCCTGCGGGTTAGGTACCGATGTTCTTTCATCGGGACTTGATAAAGGATTGATCACAAAATCCGGTGCTACCCTGATGTACTCGGGATGGTCCCAAACCACGCCGGGAAACCCATAAAACTGATTCCCGTTCTGGCCAATGGCATTCTGAAAAACAAACCATGTGGGATATTGAATGGACGGATCGGTCTTTTTGAAATAGGCCGAAGACATATTCCAGTAAGTAGCCTCAATTTTGAATTTCAGCAAATTAATGACGCTATCTACATAGGGCCCCGGCGTAATCACCAGTTTTTCAGATATATATGTTCCTTTTGGTGTCGTAACCTCAAACAATTTACCATTCTGCTTGATCGCCGTGACAGGCGATTCGTCCTCCAAAGTCACATAAGGACTTCGCTGACCAGCCTCGTACAAGGTTTCAATGGTTGCCTTGAAATCAATGCTCGCACCATCCGGCTGAAAGAGACCGGTGTAGGTATCGGGCAGGTTTTTGAAATGATATTTTGCTTCAATTTCCTTTGAAGTCAGCGTGGTATAGGGAACATTCGCAGCGTTGAGCGCTTTTTCCGCCTCTCCGATATTTCCCTCTGTTGAATGCACCGCCGGATCCCCGAACCAAAGCGTACCGACTTTGTCAAGTAATTTTTTGGACGTGTGGCTTTGCAATTCGTCCCAATAAGGTTGGGCGTCCACGGCCATTTGCACCATATACTCTTCGGGATATGGAATGCGGTATTGTCTCGAAACACCAGCGGAACTACCGAGCTGATTTTTGAACTGAAATTGCTCCAGTACCAGCGTTTTGCTGCTTCTTTTACTTAAATGATAAGCCGTGGAAAGCCCCATGGCGCCACCACCAATGACGATCACATTAAAGTGACGGTCTGTTTCTTTTGTCATCATTACGCATGTTTATTGTGAAGAGGAAAAACCGGAAATGTGCGCTGCTGGCAGCGATTCAATTCCCGCAAGAATAGAATTAATTATACTTTTTTAGAAAATATTTTAGTTTCTACAAATTTATATGACAAAGTATATATACAACTATTACTACTTTTCAACTTATTTAACGGTAAATGGCATACTTATCGAACGTAGATTTCACTCATAAAACCAAGAACCCCGGCATCAGTGATACCAGGGTTCTTGGTTAAACGTAGATGTAACTTTAATGCACCTCGGGAAATTTTTGAGGGAATATCCTCATCTTAAACAAACAAATCCATTCCCCTCCGTTTACAAGCTCATACCTCCATCCATTACAAATTCTGAACCGGTAATGAACTTCGCGCCATCCCCTGAAAGATAGGCTACCATTTTGGCAACATCTCCGGCATCGCCCATCTTCTTCAGAGGTACCCGATCGATCACCCAGGATTTAATGGCGTCCAGCTGATCACCTTCAAAACCTGCCTTACCCATAATCGCTGTCTCGGTAGGCCCCGGGCTTACTGCATTGACCCTGATCTTGCGTGGCGCCAGCTCGACTGCGGCAATGCGCATGACTGAATTAAGGGCCGCTTTACCCGAAGAATAAATAGACGACTCGGCACCGTTCATACTTGCCGTGTTGGACGATAGAAACACCACCGACGCGCCTTCACTCAGAAATGGAATAAACTTGCTAAGGGTAAAATAAGCCCCTTTGAAATTAATATCAATCACATTATCGAACACTTCTTCGGTCGCATTTTCGACACTGCCCATACCCAGAACCCCCGCATTGATAAATAGAATATCGACCTTCCCGAACTGATCGGCAGCAGCATTTGCCAGTTCGCCAATCGCCGATACCTGGCCTTGATCGGCCACAATGCCAGTTACACCCAGTTCCGCGGCCGCCAATTCCAATGCATCTTTTCTTCGTCCTGTAATGATCACGCTGGCACCTTGCTCCTTCAATTCCTTTGCCGCTGCATAACCGATCCCGCTATTCCCGCCGGTAACGACGGCTGTTTTTCCTTCCAGATTTTTCATAAAATATTTACTTTTTATTTTTTGACAAAATTATGGAATAACTGGTATAACTTTGTAACCAGTATCACAGAGTATACCAGCATGCAAAACGACGAACTACGCGAAAAAGCAAAAGAAATCCTGTCTCATCCCCGGGATCAGCGGGAAGAGATACAGGCGCTTCAGGACACCATTTATGTGATCGGAGGAAAATGGAAACTACCCATTATCAACTCATTATGCAATGGAAACAAGCGTTTCAGGGACATCGAAAGAAGTATCCCTGGCATTACTACGCGCATGCTATCCCGCGAGCTGAAAGAAATGGAAGCCAATCAGCTCTTGCGCAGGACAGTAACGCCATCATCACCCGTGATGGTGGAATACACCGTGACCGACTATTGCCAGTCGTTCGGTGATATCATTCTGGAGATGATCAAATGGGGCAAGGAGCATCGGGAGAAGATTATGGGCCATAGCCCATAATTCTTTCCCGTATTTCACTTTTTGATGATTTTAAAATGAGTGACTTTTCCCTTGTACTGGCTCGACAATATAAAAATGCCTGCTGGCAGGCCAGATAAGTTCATTTCATTTAAAGTCCCCGCGGTCGGCAGATAGCGTTTGACGACACCTTTGGAATCGGTAATTCTCAGCGTCTCGTACATCAAAGGCTGGCTGAAAAGGACTTTGTCGTTATC
The genomic region above belongs to Dyadobacter pollutisoli and contains:
- a CDS encoding radical SAM protein gives rise to the protein MQKDINSFCESVGQPPDRFRTIQIHPTKKCNLTCLHCYSSSAPGYHDVLDLANLKSFLAYAFDNGFNNISVSGGEPFLYKDLEELLQFSRSIGYQNTLASNGMLLRSERAKRILDFVDLIAISVDGPQPLHDKIRNQAGAFDKMCQGLEVLKDLDKPFGIIHTLTPESWTSLIWLGEFAASNGAKLLQLHPLEMYGRALDTLTSEAIDDDLAHKMFILGHYLVSKYSDQLVVQLDMLHRDYLLAHPQIVSGFERSCGQSGKLADLLDTIVIEESGTILPVSYGFNPRYSIGNISNFSMSAFEDFERQSIPDIKDIFKNTLSRIAEYGTRDIVNWNELLIEESHRSMEVGIEI
- a CDS encoding efflux RND transporter periplasmic adaptor subunit, whose product is MKRILMVLSLCALLTHTSCESKKEEKEEETDFLVTSPLQKDTLITKDYVSQIRAISHIELRALEKGYLQKIYVDEGQFIKKGQLMFQIMPMLYQAEQQKAQAEANFAEIEYRNTKSLADSNVVSKNELALAKAKLDKAKAELGLATTHLGFTEIRAPFDGIMDHFQVRLGSLVDEGDLLTTLSDNSEMWVYFNVPEAEYLDYKANEATAGMLNVSLRMANQQLFPHTGVVKTIEADFNNETGNIAFRATFPNPKRLLRHGETGNILVTVPFKNALLIPQKATFEVLEKKYVYVLDKNNMIRSREIKIEAELPHIFVVKSGLATTDKILLEGLRQVHENEKIHSKFVQPDSVISHLSLYAE
- a CDS encoding efflux RND transporter permease subunit; translated protein: MFNQFIRRPVFAIVISIMIVFIGILAIEKLPISQFPDIAPTTVNIFIAYPGASADVLVKSTLITLEQAINGVQDMRYIATDATSAGEATLRIIFEPGTDPNVAVIRVKTRVDQVMPLLPELVQREGVIISPVQPSMLMYVNLYSKEKSIDEKFLFNYATVKMIPEIQRTKGIARAQILGSRRYAMRLWLNPERMRAYSISTEEVMKAVGEQSIVGRPGRIGQSSGIAAQSLEYVLTYKGRYDKPEEYENIIVRAKSNGESVHLRDIAKVELGSEFFDIYSNLDGHPSAAIVLRQNYGSNASDVIEEVKKKLDVMKESFPPGVDYKISYDVSQFLDASIEQVIDTLRDAFILVALVVFIFLGDWRSTLIPILAVPVSLIGAFFVIQGFGLSINLITLFALVLAIGIVVDDAIVVVEAVHAKFEEEPGISPYNAVKKVLSEISGAIIAITAVMVSVFLPISFMSGPVGTFYRQFSITMASSIVISALIALTLTPVLCAMLLQNHHGHPKKKNMLTKALDSFNRVFDKLTGGYVSLLRRIVSRRVVTWGVLLAFCAGIVYVNKILPAGFIPNEDQSTIYAIIQTPPGSTLEKTNEVSRRLQKICEEVEGIESVSSLAGYEIMTEGRGSNAGTCLINLKPWHDRDKNVKEIMEELEAETRGLGAVVEFFEPPAIPGFGTSGGFSMRLLDKTTDTDYSEFDKINKKFMGDLGKRPELTGLFTFFAANYPQYELQIDNQLAMQKGVSIGKAMDNLNIMIGSTYEQGFTRFNQFFKVYVQSDPSFRRLPSDLLKLFVKNDAGEMVPYSSFMTLKKGQGPNEITRFNLYNSAAIQGLPAKGYTTADAIQAIREVAAKTLPKGYDIAFEGLSYDESIRGNESLVVFMIVLAFVYFVLAAQYESFIIPFAVVLSLPVGVFGSFLLLKMMGLENNIYAQIGLIMLVGLLGKNAVLIVEFAVQKRQQGETILNAAIEGARVRFRPILMTSFAFVAGLIPLIIATGAGAIGNRTIGASAMGGMLFGTIFGVIIIPGLYVIFGTLADGRKMIKGEEDGSLSEEFVHAIDAFSPTKDTQNDHE
- a CDS encoding TolC family protein codes for the protein MTNKRILNWVGITFVALAYTGCNAPSMVQKTPNLAVSASYNNVQGTDSTNTGKVKWRDYFTDPNLNALIDTAFKNNQELNITLQEIEIARNEIRGRKGEYLPFVGLRGGAGLEKAGRYTQIGSSEATTEIKPGKETPEPLPDFGVNLVARWEVDIWHKLRNAKKAAVSRYLGSIEGKNFMMTNLVSEIANSYYELLALDSQLNIVKQNIDIQTNALRIVKMQKEATRVTELAVRRFEAQVLNTQNRQYAIQQRIVETENRINFLLGRYPQPVLRSTGNFETLVPTVMQAGIPSQLLQNRPDVRQAEQELAAAKLDIQVARANFYPSLGLSAALGVQSFNPIFLGNIPKSLMANLIGDMVGPLINKNAIQATYYTANAKQIQTVYNYERTVLNAYIEVVNQLSNINNLSQSYDTKTREVQALTESINIANRLFSSARADYMEVLLTQREALESRFDLIETKMQQMHATVNIYRALGGGWN